The DNA window TCGCATCGCGGGGCACGCAACTCCCCTACGTTGACCTGCTCAGAAAGAGTGGCTACGCCGTCGCCGATGAGGATTTCGGCGCTTTCCTCGCCAAGCGGGCTGCTGGCAAGCCTCTTTTGTTCTGCCTTGAATCGAAAAGTCCACACCGCCGCTCAACAGCGACCTTCGATACCGCAAACCTCACCGTCCCGCCCTACCTGCCCGACACGCCGGCGGTGCGTGGCGATATCGCCGCCTACCGTTCGGAGATCGAGCGTTTCGACCACGAAGCGGGCTTGCTGATCGACCGGCTGCAACGCGCCGGTCAGTTGTCCAATACCCTGGTTGTCATGACCGGCAAAGGCGGCTGGCCCTTCCCTCGCGGCGCAGGAACGCTTTACGACGCCGGCACCCACGTGCCACTGGTCGTCATGTACCCCGGCGGAATCGGCGGCGGGCGCGTATCGAAAGCCCTCGTCAGCAGCGCCGATCTGGCGACAACCATCCTTGACGTAGCCGGCGCGGCCAAGCGAGCGGCAGCCAACGGGCAGGCCTTTGTGCTAACCGGCAGTGAAAGCTATCCTGCCCGCGCGATCAGAACACCTCAATATCTCTACATTCGGAACCTGCACCCGGACCGCTGGCCGGCCGGAATGCCCGCCCAGCAGGCCGTCACGCCAGCGCAACTGGACAGCGATATCAGCTCGGCCTTCGCCGGCATCGCCCCAAGCCCGACCAAGACGGCGATGATCGTCGGCCGGGGCAATCCCCCCATGGACCGGCTGCTGGACTTGGCGACCGCCAAGCGTCCGGCGGCGGAGCTTTACGACGTCCGCACCGACCCGTACCAGCTCAATAATCTGGCAGCCGATCCGGCGATGAAAGCGGTCGTCGCACGCCTGGACAGACAGCTGACGAGTCGCCACGGAGACACGTAGGGCGGATTAGCGAAGCGTAATCGGCCATGTATAAGCCGCCGACAACGCATGCATGGCCGATTACGGCGTTCCGCCTAATCCGCCCTACGTGCCTCTGATAAAATAGCCGACTTTAGAGCCGCAACGTGCACGTTGGAGAACATATGCAGCAATACCAGGAACTGATCCAGACCGTCCTCGACACCGGCAGCTGGCAAGACAACCGCACCGGCATCCGCACCCTCAGCGTGCCTGGCGCGATGATGCGTTTCGACCTGCTCAACGACGGCTTTCCCGCCGTGACGACCAAGCGCCTGGCCTTCAAATCCGTGGTCGGAGAACTGTGCGCCTTCCTGCGCGCGTCCCGCAGCGCCGCCGACTTCCGCGCGCTGGGCTGCAAGGTCTGGGACCAGAACGCCAACGAAAACAAGCAATGGCTGGACAATCCCTATCGCCTCGGTGAAGACGACCTTGGCCCGGTCTACGGTGTGCAATGGCGCCAGTGGCCAGGCTTCAAGCTGATCGACCTCGATCAGCCGGCGCAAATCGCCGACGCCCAGAAAAACGGCTTCCGTCTGATCTCCCAATTCGACGACGCCGGCGTGCCCAAGGTCCTGCTGCACAAATCGATCGATCAACTGCGCGAATGCCTCGACACGATCGTGAACAATCCGGGCAGCCGCCGCATCCTTTTCCACGGCTGGAATCCGGCGGTGCTGGACGCGGTCGCCCTGCCGGCCTGCCATTTGCTGTATCAATTCATCCCGAATCCGACTACGCGCGAGCTATCGATGTGCCTCTATGTGCGCTCGAACGACCTCGGTCTGGGTACGCCGTTCAACCTGGCCGAAGGCGCGGCGCTGATGCATCTGGTTGGCCGCCTGACCGGCTACACGCCGCGCTGGTTCAGTTATTTCATCGGCGATGCGCATATCTATGAGAACCACATGGATATGGTCAAGGAGCAGCTGACCCGCACGCCGTTCGCCGCGCCGCAGTTGCGGATTTCCGATCGCGTGCCGGACTTCGCCAAGACCGGCAAGTACGAGCCGGAATGGCTGGAGAAGATCGAACCGTCCGACTTTTCGCTGGAAGGCTATCAGCACCACGCGCCGATCACGGCGCCGATGGCGGTATGACGCGGCTGGACTTCATTCCGGGCACGTTGTGCGACGAGCGGATGTGGTCCAGGCTGACGCCGTTGTTGGGCGATGCGTTCGATTTCAATTTCGTACCGCTGCACCAGGCTCGCACGCGGCTGCAGATGCAAGAGCTGATCGCCACGCACAGCGCGCCGGCGGCCAACCTGGTGGCGTTTTCGCTCGGTGCCTATCTGGCGATCGAGCACGCGGTCGCGCATCCCGAGCGGGTGAAGTCGTTGGTACTGATCGCTAATTCGGCCAAGGGGCTGAAACCGGCGGAGGTGCTGGCGCGCGAGCGCATCGTGGCCATGTTGGAGCGGAATGCGTATGCGGGGATGTCGCGGCAGCGGCTGCGCGAATTGCTGCATCCGTCGCATGTGGACGATGAGGCGATTGTCGGGCCGATCCAGCAGATGGCGCTGGATCTTGGCAAGGACGTGCTGTTGACGCAGTTCGCCACGACCATCGACAGGCCGGATTTGATGGACCGGTTGGCGGAGTTGAGTTTTCCGGTGCTGATCGTCGGCGCGGAAGAGGACAATCTGGTACCGCCGGAGCATCTGCGGCAGATGGCTGCGCGCTTCCCCAACGCCAGTCTGCAGATGCTGGAGGGCGATACCGGGCATATGATCCCGCTGGAGGCGCCAGAGGCGTTGGCGCGGCATATGCTGGCCTTCCACCAAGGCGGCGGCAACAAAGCCTAATGTCGTCTAAACCACGTAGGGCGGATTAGCGAAGCGTAATCGGCCATGCATGCGCCACGTTGACGCATGCATGGCCGATTACGGCGTTCCGCCTAATCCGCCCTACGTGTTTCAGAAGTAATTCACGTTAGCGTAAGTCGCCAAGTCCATTTAAGCGGCGTTGGCCAACTCCACCAGATCCACCGTCTTCAATCCCGACAAGTCCTGCGACAGATCGCCGACGAACGCGGCGCGACTGGCCTGGCCATCCTTGATCCACGTGCGCACCGCGACGCGGATATCGTCCAGCGTGCAATTCAGCACACCGGTACGGAACTGCTGACGCAATTCCTCGCTGATCCCGCGACGGTACAGACTCCACGCGTGCGTGACCTGCTCGTGCGGCGAATTCGGCTTGTCCAAGCCCTTGATCACGCAAATGATCGCCTCTTCCAATTCCTCCTGCGAGAAGTCGTTCTCCAGCATCTGATCGATCGCCACGCCGAAGTCGGCATAGGTCTCGGCCAGACGCGGATCGCGGTAGGACGCCATCACAAACGTACCGCTGCCGCCGCCATATCCCGCGCTGCCGCCATACGCTCCGCCCTTCTCGCGCAAGGCCGCATGCAGCAATTGGTTGGTCATCAGCTCCGCAGCCACGGCCAGCGCCGCCGCACCGGCTTCGTGCACCATCGGCGCGCGCCAGGCCACCACGCAATGATTGATCTGGCTAACCGCATGCAGCGCCGCATCCGCCAACGGCAAACTCTCCGGCGCCGCCGAAACACCCGGCGCTTCCGCTTGCGACGCCGGCAGCTTGACCATGCGCGCCAGATCGGTGCTGTCGTCGCCGGAACCGGCCGACAGCATGATCGGCGTTACGCCCGTCACGCGGCTGTGCAGCGCGCTCAGACGCCGGGCGATCGTGGCGATGCCCTCCTCCGTTTTGCTCTGCTCCAGCAGCTTGGCGTAGAACGGCAGCGAAGCCGCGCCGCCAACCACGTCGTCGAAACGGCGCAGCGGCGACAGCGGCGCGGTCGCCGCCAGCATGGCGTAGCGGTTGCCCGCCTGCGCCAAGCCGGTCAAACGGTCCTGCGCTTCGCTGTCGATCAGGAAGGCAAGGCGCTCGTATTCATCGAAGCGCGTCTCGGACAGGGTGCGCGAAATCAGTTCCGCGATGCCCTCGTGATCCTCGCGCAGGCCGCTGGCGCCGAACCACAGCTCGATGCTCAACGCGCCGCCAGGCTGCTGGGTCGCATCCAGGCCGACGTCGAACGATGGCGCCATCAGCTGGCGCCAAGCGTCGGCGTCCTCGTAATCCATGTCGCCGACACCGATCTCGGTGACCACATCGGCGTAGAGGCGCAGCCACGGCCAGTCGGCCGCGTCGAAATGCGATACGTCGTAGTTCACGCGCGCGTACGACAAGCCGTTGGAGGCGATGGTGAACGGCAGCACACGGCCACCCTGCCCGGCCAACGGCGCGGGCAAAGGCAGCGCCGGCGCCGGGTGGACGCTGACGTCCGACGGACGGATGCGCGGCAGCACCTCGGAATTGGATGGCAGTTGCTGGTGCTTGTCCAGCGCGGCCGTTTCGGCTTCGATGCGGGCGCGTTCGTGATCGGTCAGCGCGGCATTGCGCACGGCCAGTTGCGCCTCTTCCAGCGCGTCGCGCTCCGTGAAGTAAGTGGCGTCCGGGATCACGCTGGTGGTCAGGCGCGTCGGGCTTTCCAGCAGCGAGCGCACCAGCGACTTGAAGTAGTCCGGGTCCTGGATCGCTTCTTCCAGCTTGGCCAGGTGTGCTTCGCCGTCGAGCGCATCGAACACGTCGCCGCCGCGCATCGCCACCGGCAGCGCGTGCAGCAGGCGGCTCAAGGCGTTCGGCATGTGGGAGTTGGCGGTGTCGCGCTGGCTGTAGCGGATGTCGCGCAACGCGGCCTGCAGCGCGTCGGTCGGCACGCCCTGCTTCGCCGCCCGCTCCAGCGCGGACCAGATGCGCACGCGCGCTTTTTCGATCTGCGGTTCGGTCAAGCCTTCCATGCCAACGTGGAAAATCAGCTGGCGCGGGCCGTCGTCGTGGCCGTTCAGGCGCGATGGACGACCGTAACCGGCCGATTCCATGGCCTTCATCAGCGGCGACGAGGCGTCGCCCAGCAGGCCGGAGTCAAGCAGGTAGGCGTTGTAATACGCCATCGGATCGGTCGATTCGCCCAGCAACCACGAAAACTGCAGGCCGTATTCGTCGGCCTTGGCTTGCTGCGACGGAATGCGCACTTCGTTGACACGGGGCGCGGTCCAATATTCCGCCAACTGCGGCAGCATGCGCTCCTGCGCGGAGGCCGGCAATTTGGACAGCACGCGCAGCTCGATCTGCTCCTGGATTTCTTCGGCGCTGATGGCGCCCGCCGTCATGAACACCGCTTGCGACGGATGGTAATGACTGGCGTGGAATTCCTTGAGCATCTCGTGCGTCAGCTCCGGGATCACCAGCGGATCGCCGCCGGATTCCACCTCATAGGTCGTCCCCTTGAGCAGCGTGCCTTCGATGCCGCTGTACAGCGCGCGCATAGGATCGTTGAAGGCGCCCTTCATTTCGTTGAACACCACGCCCTGGTAGGCCAGTTTTCCGTCCTTGAGGACATGGCGCCAGCCCTCCTGCAGGAAGTTCAGGTAGTCCAGATTCGGGAAGAAGGTCGCATCCAGATACACGTCGAGCAGGTTGAAAAAGTCCTTGCGGTCGGTGCTGGCGAACGGGTAGACGGTGCGGTCGGCGTACGTGAACGCGTTCATGAAAGTGGCGGTGGAGCGGCGCAGCATCGAGAAAAACGGATCGCGAACGGGATAACGCTCGGAGCCGCACAGCGACAGGTGTTCCAGTATGTGGGCACGGCCGTCGCTGACGTCCGGCACCGTCGGGAAGCCGACCAGGAACACCAGCTCCTGCTGGTCGCTGGCCAGATGGATGTGGCGCGCGCCGCTGCGCGGCTCGATATATTCTTCAACGGTCGCTTGCAGGGACGGGATGGAACGGCTGCCGGTTTTTTCGAAATTCGTCATAGGTACTCGGTATGGCCAAAAGGCCGGATTCATAGGGTGTTCGCGCCAGCGTTCGCGCTTGCTACTCGCTCTGGCAAATTACTCAACGGTCATGGAAGCGGACCGCAATTTCAACGATAATACCAGCCACCGGGAATTCTCACCCAACCTTACAGAGTATCCATGAGCACACTGACCATCATCGTCGCCACCGACCAGCAAGGCGGCATCGGCATCAACAACACCTTGCCGTGGAAATTACCGGAAGATCTGGCCCATTTCAAGCGCCTGACCACCGGCCATCCGATCATCATGGGCCGCAAAACCTTCGATTCGATCGGCCGTCCGCTGCCCAACCGCCGCAACATCGTCATCACCCGCAACGCGGACTGGCGCCATGACGGCGTCGAGGCGGTGGACTCGGTCGACGCCGCCATCGGGCTGCTGGCCGGCGCCGAAGGCTATGTCATCGGCGGCGCCGAGATCTACAAGCAGTCGATGGCCCAAACCGACCGTTTGATCGTCACCGAGGTCGGCCAGACTTTCGACTGCGACGCCTTCTTTCCCGCAATCGACCACGCGGTGTGGGAAGAGACCGCCCGCGAGCAGCACACCTCCGAAACGTCCGGCTTGCCGTACGCGTTTGTCACCTATCGCCGCAAAGTCTAACTTTACTCTTCAAGGATTCAAGCAACCATGTCAGGCCAAGGTTTTCACGTCCACGGACCGCACGATCACGCGGTGGAACACGCAGCCCACGGAAACGATGGCTTTTCGAACAATATTGCCGTCATGACGGCCATTCTGGCAACCGTCGGCGCCGCGTTCGGCTATCTGGGCGGGGCGACGCAGAACGACGCGGCCATGTTCAAGAACAACGCCGCGATCGACAAGACGCAGGCCGCCAATAGCTGGAATTACTACCAGGCCAAGTCCAGCAAGCAGAATCTGGCCGAGCTGGCCATGACCCTGCCCGGGGTCGATCCTAAGAAATATGAGGCCGAGGTCGCCCGCTACAAGGCCGAAAAGGACGATATCCGCAAGGAAGCCGAGAAATGGGAGGAATCGTCGAAGGAGTGGAATCACAAGTCGGATGAGGCCATGCACCATCATCATCAGTGGGCGCTGGCGACCACGGCTGAGCAAATCGCTATTTCGTTGGCGGCTATTACGCTGCTCACCCGTAAGAAATGGATGATGGGGCTGGCGTATGGCGTGGCTGGGGTCGGGATCGCATTCGGAGTCTTTGCCTGGCTTCACTGACATCGGGGCCGCTGGCGGAGCTATGGCCGATTACGGCATTCCGCCTAATCCGCCCTACGTGTTTCCGTGGTGACTAGGCGCCGCCTGGCGCTGTAATACGCCCGTCACACCGCTGAGGCACTCTACTGCGCGGTTTGGTCATTTTTTCTATATGATATTTTTTTCCCGCAGCGGGCGCATTTCTGCGAGAATCCCGTTCTTATTTTTTTTCTGCGATTCCTAGCAATAGTGTCGCGCCCTGTCCGCCCCTTCACATTTGTCAGGGGCGGCTTGCTTTTTTGGAGACATGCATGAAATTTCGTTTCCCCATCGTCATCATCGACGAGGATTTCCGTTCCGAGAACACGTCCGGCCTGGGCATTCGCGCCCTCGCCGATGCAATGGAAAAAGAAGGCATGGAAGTGGTGGGCGTGACCAGCTACGGCGACCTGTCCCAGTTCGCCCAGCAGCAATCGCGCGCGTCGGCCTTCGTGCTGTCGATCGATGACGAGGAATTCGGCGCCGGTTCGGTCGAAGAGACCGACACCGCGCTCAAATCGCTGCGCGCCTTCGTCGAAGAAATCCGCTACAAGAACGCCGACATTCCGATCTACCTGTACGGTGAAACCCGCACCTCGCGCCACATCCCCAACGACATCCTGCGCGAGCTGCACGGCTTCATCCACATGTTCGAGGACACGCCGGAATTCGTCGCCCGCCACATCATCCGCGAAGCCAAGTCCTA is part of the Oxalobacteraceae bacterium OTU3CAMAD1 genome and encodes:
- a CDS encoding sulfatase-like hydrolase/transferase; protein product: MRKKITRRQAITRTSMALGGALLSNLGLALAAPTGAKSTQRPNILLLVADGWSWQGSESVDKLGMRMPTFARLQRDGVSFENAFIASRGTQLPYVDLLRKSGYAVADEDFGAFLAKRAAGKPLLFCLESKSPHRRSTATFDTANLTVPPYLPDTPAVRGDIAAYRSEIERFDHEAGLLIDRLQRAGQLSNTLVVMTGKGGWPFPRGAGTLYDAGTHVPLVVMYPGGIGGGRVSKALVSSADLATTILDVAGAAKRAAANGQAFVLTGSESYPARAIRTPQYLYIRNLHPDRWPAGMPAQQAVTPAQLDSDISSAFAGIAPSPTKTAMIVGRGNPPMDRLLDLATAKRPAAELYDVRTDPYQLNNLAADPAMKAVVARLDRQLTSRHGDT
- a CDS encoding thymidylate synthase produces the protein MQQYQELIQTVLDTGSWQDNRTGIRTLSVPGAMMRFDLLNDGFPAVTTKRLAFKSVVGELCAFLRASRSAADFRALGCKVWDQNANENKQWLDNPYRLGEDDLGPVYGVQWRQWPGFKLIDLDQPAQIADAQKNGFRLISQFDDAGVPKVLLHKSIDQLRECLDTIVNNPGSRRILFHGWNPAVLDAVALPACHLLYQFIPNPTTRELSMCLYVRSNDLGLGTPFNLAEGAALMHLVGRLTGYTPRWFSYFIGDAHIYENHMDMVKEQLTRTPFAAPQLRISDRVPDFAKTGKYEPEWLEKIEPSDFSLEGYQHHAPITAPMAV
- a CDS encoding alpha/beta hydrolase — encoded protein: MTRLDFIPGTLCDERMWSRLTPLLGDAFDFNFVPLHQARTRLQMQELIATHSAPAANLVAFSLGAYLAIEHAVAHPERVKSLVLIANSAKGLKPAEVLARERIVAMLERNAYAGMSRQRLRELLHPSHVDDEAIVGPIQQMALDLGKDVLLTQFATTIDRPDLMDRLAELSFPVLIVGAEEDNLVPPEHLRQMAARFPNASLQMLEGDTGHMIPLEAPEALARHMLAFHQGGGNKA
- a CDS encoding dihydrofolate reductase, with translation MSTLTIIVATDQQGGIGINNTLPWKLPEDLAHFKRLTTGHPIIMGRKTFDSIGRPLPNRRNIVITRNADWRHDGVEAVDSVDAAIGLLAGAEGYVIGGAEIYKQSMAQTDRLIVTEVGQTFDCDAFFPAIDHAVWEETAREQHTSETSGLPYAFVTYRRKV
- a CDS encoding DUF4337 domain-containing protein; this translates as MSGQGFHVHGPHDHAVEHAAHGNDGFSNNIAVMTAILATVGAAFGYLGGATQNDAAMFKNNAAIDKTQAANSWNYYQAKSSKQNLAELAMTLPGVDPKKYEAEVARYKAEKDDIRKEAEKWEESSKEWNHKSDEAMHHHHQWALATTAEQIAISLAAITLLTRKKWMMGLAYGVAGVGIAFGVFAWLH
- a CDS encoding insulinase family protein encodes the protein MTNFEKTGSRSIPSLQATVEEYIEPRSGARHIHLASDQQELVFLVGFPTVPDVSDGRAHILEHLSLCGSERYPVRDPFFSMLRRSTATFMNAFTYADRTVYPFASTDRKDFFNLLDVYLDATFFPNLDYLNFLQEGWRHVLKDGKLAYQGVVFNEMKGAFNDPMRALYSGIEGTLLKGTTYEVESGGDPLVIPELTHEMLKEFHASHYHPSQAVFMTAGAISAEEIQEQIELRVLSKLPASAQERMLPQLAEYWTAPRVNEVRIPSQQAKADEYGLQFSWLLGESTDPMAYYNAYLLDSGLLGDASSPLMKAMESAGYGRPSRLNGHDDGPRQLIFHVGMEGLTEPQIEKARVRIWSALERAAKQGVPTDALQAALRDIRYSQRDTANSHMPNALSRLLHALPVAMRGGDVFDALDGEAHLAKLEEAIQDPDYFKSLVRSLLESPTRLTTSVIPDATYFTERDALEEAQLAVRNAALTDHERARIEAETAALDKHQQLPSNSEVLPRIRPSDVSVHPAPALPLPAPLAGQGGRVLPFTIASNGLSYARVNYDVSHFDAADWPWLRLYADVVTEIGVGDMDYEDADAWRQLMAPSFDVGLDATQQPGGALSIELWFGASGLREDHEGIAELISRTLSETRFDEYERLAFLIDSEAQDRLTGLAQAGNRYAMLAATAPLSPLRRFDDVVGGAASLPFYAKLLEQSKTEEGIATIARRLSALHSRVTGVTPIMLSAGSGDDSTDLARMVKLPASQAEAPGVSAAPESLPLADAALHAVSQINHCVVAWRAPMVHEAGAAALAVAAELMTNQLLHAALREKGGAYGGSAGYGGGSGTFVMASYRDPRLAETYADFGVAIDQMLENDFSQEELEEAIICVIKGLDKPNSPHEQVTHAWSLYRRGISEELRQQFRTGVLNCTLDDIRVAVRTWIKDGQASRAAFVGDLSQDLSGLKTVDLVELANAA